A stretch of DNA from Opisthocomus hoazin isolate bOpiHoa1 chromosome 15, bOpiHoa1.hap1, whole genome shotgun sequence:
tttgtgagcaaatgatttacccagttataaaacaatacaagaggagaaatgtgttgtttcatgtgaactttcctctttctttctctagatgccttccaaagacctacaagctgttcctgtttcttctgccgcTCCTGTTTCCACTAGGTACGTGAATCGCTTAGTTATACTACAGACCGGTGTATGCTTACTGCAGCCGTTCCAAGAGAGCGTTTTTAGTTGAGCTCTCGGTTTATGAAGAAGacgcagaagcaaaaaagagcaagtttgtttgTGACTAGGGCAGCAATTCAAGCTTTCAAAGTACTGACAAGTCAGTAGCCTTCCCCTTGCCGTGAAAGGAATACCCTCAATTTAATTTCGTAGAGCTCTTTAGAAAGTGAGAGTGGGTGGgtaaatgcactgaagtccttttttcttcacctccctTGATAAGAATATCagtgaggtcacaaagagcaggttgtgtaccgattgctttgattgttgttaatctccgtaaaagtggggttaggttctttgagcaactcatccaaagtctttcccttgctctggaccatccttgagttgcttaaaatactgctgtttagactggttagttgacagtattccaggccagctgtcttctttgaaataaacaaactcagtttcgaacacttgctgaaagtggtgggctgtttctgaaaagcaggttcatgtcttcgcatgtcctaaaaactttagaaactactctggggagaagatgaagctttgcagaaacttacagtcaggattgaaaatcctctgtactagggagaataagaaaggaagaacttccctaccctgtgtagaaagtgctgctacttcttgctaagacagtgcaaaaacaagcgtcatgtttgtgaactgcgagattgcctaatatctaacaaaagttggaagaaacttgggcttctgtggaaacaatgtggtatgtagtacgtagggtacagggcaagatattttccatggagataaaaagcagttttttacatctgccttcagtgagcatggcctgtcttaattggtaaatgagatctaggtcccagggacgcagtagtatgagattgaggatataccatgagacataagcgcaagctgcctgccatacaacggtgtgagcggtactgatggatgttccccaacgtgcttgagtgcttgacttcacagtttgacagctggctcatactgatttttgtttagactggagtagtgtgcgctgtgtgacgtctagcttgcaaacttaaggtagcttgtgtcacgaagtaggaagacgacctgtagatctaagcagtcttcagggggaattctcttgaacaccctttttgccttttgtttgtgatctaggtatatggttctgggggtttgatggctgcttctcactattacctttgttgaactggatcaaaattgatagaatacagagaacagaggactctctccgtgttcgtgaaccgcaggctgattctttgcactctgtgcaacctccagaggtaagggagaacagtctagggaagaactctggtatcttggaagacttcttaactgccatgccttcaatatttggcaagaactacttgacacacaaggctaatgtgaataaatgtcttgatctttacatatattaaaaaaatattctgtataccTTAGGATTCCATCGACATCTTTGCTTCTGGTcgtgaaagtgagctggaaaagcaaatggcctttctgtctgagagataccatcaccttgatgaaaaatatagcaaagtgatgcttctactccagaaccttcaagatcaggttgcccagaaaagtgacaaaagcgaAACATTGACGCTAATACGAAATATGATGGGTCAACATCCTCAAGATGTGAGACTGGAGCAAAAGGTAAGATAGTCAGTTGTTGGTGCTTTTGGGTGGTGATCGACGTATCCTGTTTTAGTAATGCAGATTGCTAGCCATTTGATTCAGGCTTGCGtccaattttgtgagcaaaagtgatttgcagccttttctgcgggatctagagttgcagatcctccagaagatcgctctccatatgtctgtgacaagccaaaagctaacatctgcagtagtaacaaaggctgtgactaatgcaggggttcgtggaatcacagaagcggtgagtgagttgaagttctcgcaagttcaactaaaaccgtcaggagtccttttctaggcattttttggagcatcgcagtcaatataaacgtcagtgacttgaagagatgtttagaacatgaattgaaatggggagaactacagaaaatgcttgatgaagcgtacgcttacagcattgcttgttgcctgttgcgaatgttgtttttttttttccaaagtatgctatcttgaaaattgcagaattcccaaaaaaacagctataccaaagcaatgcagctcagggtctggggaaggtgggggaaagaatgcaacttttgaagaaagcaccagtcaatatgcagtatgaatttgtattttaagccaaaaaaccatgcactaaaaatggcctctgtcttgagagaggctttcaaagacttgcgatggagtgcagcatctcaaaaagatgcttattctacatgtatacagatgtgtatagatcaattactttatcagttgatattattaaattcttccctttctccccttctgtgtgtatatctgtagcaagtccagactattgtaaacaatgccctgaaacttttctctcaagacaagactggtatggtggatttcgccttggaatctggaggtaaatagtggaggaaactccactttcacgattcgtgttattttatagtatctactaaaaatgtcgaaagatctgcttgcgtggggtgtacgcaccactgaactcgctagggaaaatgtgtatgttttagccctctgaggtgaaaaaccttgaacatgctgaaaagaacactgtacttgatagaagcattgtatccccagccaatgactagacttgaacagtatctttactagttggttttgaggaaaagaactggtatgttcacgaagctttgtacaaatctctggctgaaaagtcttcaggaagaaatgagtaattatttcggctaacctgatacctcttttttaaggtggcagcattctgagtgctcgctgttctgaaacctatgacagcaaaacagcagtgatcagcctctttggaattcctctgtggtacctctctcagcctccaagggcggtgattcaggtaattaaaggccgagtgaagaaattcagcaatgttattttgtgctgaggggtttggattgtttcttggatgctggatgtttctgtctgcaacacactgtggggcacgggtcctttgaacgatgttcccaagagtgccattcttctggtagttcctgggcactgctcaagtcgtcttctagcaaaacaaagaccctgctaggaggcttgggtggtacactggacttctgcagagtgtgagcactgggaaggttcctgttgtgaagtagtctccaggcggatcttcaaaacgctgctggctgtttgggtggatgtgctgtctccctgaaggatgctaccaaatagattatattctgccacttactctctaagactgtccctaataattcagaattcgccacaactctttctggcaaaatgcttgtggctgcaggttttgttgttgctgttgtgttccatcctgttctctcccctttcctcctgtctagccggacgtgtatccaggaaactgctgggctttcaaaggatcacaggggtatctcgtagttcgactttcaaggaagatctatccgactgcctttacgttggaacacatcccaaaagcactttcagcaacaggagagatctccagtgctctgaggagctttgcagtatatgtaagtctgtctgtgaacttcagaggatatttgtatgcataaagaatatttgtggcgcagatcttggaaaataaggactgaagggaggacagctaaggagagaaactgcttgcttttaaaattgctgtttttgtaatcagctttgagattaggaataagaagtgttgcagctaattttgagggagctgtttctttttttcctgctttatacagtagtaaatatttttggagggaggtgactgtttttgatttggtatcgttctttcaggcactggaactgttccatccttccaccactcctactgcttaccctctccctccccagtgttggctttgcatcttgtctgtgatgtgccttcagtgtgttttaaattgattttaactagcaccacagctgcttaggcaggactgcagaacagaagaccacaggctacatcagagtgtagctgtgatccctgagaacatttgtctagctccattaaatgctgaagccgccgtctgcaagcatctgaatcttggcttccgtcttgtttgtgatgttgctgttttctcattcttgtttgtcctgagcagtttacattgtccactgcgatcttggttgtgccatggaaatgatggggtttgaccatgaaaacagcaacatacaaacatagcacagctctttgcagttcaggaaagtcaaatgcagagctgtggctgaagaagcatgaagttccaCAGGAAGTATTCTGACCTCGGtttcagagacttgcgttgacaggcagttaggtaggcatgcttctggctttggtttgacttgaaatgtgatggaagcaaacgtctttctcctgttgttctagggtctagataatgaatatcaagaaggcggcaagcttctaggacagtatgtctacgaccaagacggagaaccactgcagacctttccagtgatggtaagtctggatgagaagatttcaagtgtcagaagaagcacacgcatattttctagggtagtgcacaatgagcagtgaaggaaaaaggcttcattctctgttgggcaccgtagaaactgaggtggaaagtagctactgatctgcctcaaaacctaaggttcggatagtttagaggggaggaaagttttgtgccaggtggacacaagtggtgtgaagataccgaacgtatgaggagtctgcttcatgctgcttctgactcccttcacaaaaaaaaccccaacaaaccggttgtaaggcaaagaaggttctgttccaagtggcagaaggttcccaaggcatcactcagttgttaatcaaagttggtagttgcaggaatgaaggaaagcaccttcagttgcacctgtttatactccaaaccgaactctggtttgtgtgtttgttttttccttctgcaggagaaaagtgaaaacgcattccaaatagtggaactgagagtgttttctaactggggacatccggaatatacctgcctttatcggttcagagtgcatgggaaacttgccgaataatctccagcacttcagcttggactggttttacggttgtgcattttgttctcgatttttgtatatgccggaaagcctagaagactggaatcttgcctttttcttcatggaggcagtcgtgatgcgtggggctgactgcctaggtctgggcaagcccgtgcgtgggccttcgtccgcctcgtcatttgcctgcccctccggttccattgcctcatacctattgcgtcagggcacctggtgtggagagggaggccaggaggggattcgcctgccgccccgagcagggacccgtttccattccccgctgtctctcaggtgctctccttcagcctggtggcgagagggcaggggatcttctgcttcttgcggaACATCCATCCTCTGCGCTTGtttcgggggtggcagggcatggctccaccagtctatttccccctcgcactccctgatgctcctgaacctttctgcctcctctttaagctctgccaccaggacgagcagatcatccacctggtcacagcgcacgcaggcattctgcctgctgccctcccataccagtgacaggctcgggcactccctgcagccagagacctgcacagctgcctgtttatgcgggagctctgtctgggtcgccgtattccgcctggtgacggctttcagGCGAGTGGAGACCCTAGCTACCAGCTGAGCAAGTGATGACCACCGGCTGAATTTACCCCGGTAGCTGGCCGAGCgtcggggccctgcctgcgccagctgCCGTGCCAACTGCCGTGCCAATTGCTGTGGCAGGCCCTGTTTGCCTGTCCTGGTGGCCGCACTGCGGGTCGCTCGTGCTCCCTCGGGGAgcttttgtgaggggggagggtgccgcCGTCACTCTTGACCCCACTCttctttgggggaggggggtttgggggggcacgCTCTCTCTCGCCAGGCGGCTGTCTCGGCTGTTGTGCCGCTGAGAAAAGGTTTCCCCGGTGCGATCACTCGCTCCGGAGCCCTTCACTGTGCggtctgttcttctctgctgcctccaaactgacaagatgctgttgagaggatgcagagaaggcagagctactgaatgccttctttgcttcagtcttcagtgccaaggcaggccctcaggaatcccaggccccggaggtaagagaggaagcctacagagaggatgactttcccttggtcgaggaggactgtgtgagggatcgcttaagcgatctggacgtccacaaatccatgggccccgatggaatgcacccacgagtgctgagggagctggcggatgtcattgctgagccactctccatcttctttgagaggtcctggaggacaggagaggtgccggaggactggagaaaggccagtgtcactccagtcttcaacaagggcaagaaggaggacccagggaactacaggccggtgagcctcacctccatcccgggaaaggtgatggagcagcttatcctggaggtcatcaacaagcaagtggaagaaaagaaggttatcaggagtagtcagcgtggattcaccaaggggaaatcatgcttgaccaatctgatagctttctacgatgacatgactggccgggtagatgaagggagagccatagatgttatctacctagacttcagcaaggctttcgacacagtctcccataatatcgtcctagggaagctcaggaagtatgggctggatgagtggtcggtgaggtggattgagaactggctgaatggcagaactcagagggttgtcatcagcggcgctgagtctagttggaggccggtaactagtggtgtcccccaggggtcagtactgggcccagccttgttcaacttcttcatcaatgacctggatgaagagttagagtgtaccctcagcaagtttgctgatgacaccaaactgggaggagtggtagatacaccagcaggctgtgctgccattcagcgtgacctggacaggctggaaagttgggcagagaggaacctgatgaggttcaacaaaggcaaatgcagggtcctgcacatggggaggaacaaccccaggcatcagtacaggcttggggcggacctgctggagagcagctgtgcggagagggacctgggtgtcctggtggacgacaggttaaccatgagccagcagtgtgccctggctgccaagaaggccaatggcattctgggatgcatcaaaaggagtgtggccagcaggtcgagggaggttctccttcccctctacactgccctagtgaggcctctatctagagtactctgtccagttctgggctccccagttcaagaaagatgaggagctactggagagagtccagcggagggctacaaggatggtgaggggactggaacatctctgctatgaggagaggctgagggagctgggcttgttcagcctgaagaagagaaggctgcgaggggacctaataaatgcttacaaatatctgaagggtgggtgtcaggaggatggggccaagctcttttcagtggtgcccagtgacaggacaaggggcaatgagcacaaactgaagcacaggaagttccgtctgaatatgaggaagattttcttccctctgagggtgacggagcactggaacaggctgcccagggaggttgtggagtctccttctctggagatattcaagacccgcctggacaaggtcctctacaacctactgtaggtgaccctgctccggcaggagggttgggctagatgacccacagaggtcccttccaacccctaccattctgtgattctgtgagatgtttaaagaaaagagttttaatttttgaaagcgcgcgtaatgcttgaaagaagaaatcaaagtttctttcctgtatttttgatcaCCTGCTGCAATCGCTACGCCAGTAAAACCCAAGGAGTGCCCCTTGCCTGAGGGGCAGACGCAGGGGCTTTGTTGCCAaatgccttctcccccttcctctctccccccggcTGGGTCTCAGCGGTCTGCAATACCCTCTCCCCAGTTCGTGCCTGAGATGTTGGGGCTTGGGTTCATTCCGCTCTCTGAgcccccttccctcagctgcgtCGATGGCGGCCGCGATGATGGCGGCGGAGCAGGAAGCCGTCAAAGGCGGCGGCAGGAACCGCGGCGGCGTGCAGCGCGTGGAGGGCAAGCTGCGCGCCAGCGTCGAGAAGGGCGACTGCTACGAGGCGCACCAGATGTACCGGACGCTCTTCCTCAggtggggcccggcccgccgccctgcctctccccccccggccttccagagccttcccacgcacccagcgtaaccacatctgttttgctttcctggaagcttCTCTTCTGATGCCATCAAATGACTATAACTTTTGTGTAAGGGAATGTTGAGACTTGGTACTGTGCCTTAGCTGTAGATGTTGATGAAAAGACTAAATCTACAAAATTctggttgatgttttcttttctgtaccgatatgttcatcactagcagcatctgtctgttttgtagcaaaacagtgctgctgatgtgtccgtgctgggtttggAGTCTGGAGAAATCGGATGCAAAAGTAGCAGAGGACCTTTAGGTGAGGTGACTTTTGCACTCGCTTTGACGTTGCTCAGATGTGCTttgagttggagactggtaacaacagtcactgtgcaacctgaaatgctttttgtatgccCTCCCAGATGGCTAAGGGTTACCTTCGTCATAGCAATGGACTGGGGGACAACTCGATTAGAGAATAGTGGGTTCCTGATAACTTTGTGGGCATGCTTAGAACAATTTTTCCTGTCagattgtgccaggggaggtttagaggagatactgggatagatatcttcactgaaagggttgtcaagcattggcacaggctgcccagggaagcggctgagtcgccatccctggaggtatttaaaagacttgtagatgtggtgctcagggacatggtttagtggtagacttggcggTGTTAtgttcatggttggacttgatgatcttcaaggtcttttccaacctaaatgatcccgtgattctacaatacaaatgacattattactttgtaatgttctggggtctttaacgcttgtgtttttgtttaggattttggggagaaggagctgctttcattgacaatattgtgctcagctctttttttttattatttttttagaaacaaaagccccaggaacGTTGGAAATAACGTGTGACATCTCTGTACATCCCTGTGGCCCAAGAAGGGACAGACGCCTTAAGAAAGCTAGCCTAGAACACTGGAGAAAAGCACCGGAGCGTTTAGATTCTT
This window harbors:
- the LOC142363190 gene encoding SUN domain-containing protein 1-like; the encoded protein is MAAAMMAAEQEAVKGGGRNRGGVQRVEGKLRASVEKGDCYEAHQMYRTLFLRWLRVTFVIAMDWGTTRLENNVCLLEIHSPVSKLDLLVWSASGRVAQSSLDGEGNPKFNYGFIFFPSAFYSMVTSDGDTDSNALEAFVQAWHTAYLLGKTRCRDSIHLLYYRPVYAYCSRSKRAFLVELSVYEEDAEAKKSKLASNFVSKSDLQPFLRDLELQILQKIALHMSVTSQKLTSAVVTKAVTNAGVRGITEAQVQTIVNNALKLFSQDKTGMVDFALESGGGSILSARCSETYDSKTAVISLFGIPLWYLSQPPRAVIQPDVYPGNCWAFKGSQGYLVVRLSRKIYPTAFTLEHIPKALSATGEISSALRSFAVYGLDNEYQEGGKLLGQYVYDQDGEPLQTFPVMEKSENAFQIVELRVFSNWGHPEYTCLYRFRVHGKLAE